CGACCAGAACGGCGACCAGAGTTTCGTAACCAAACTCCTTTTTATCCGGTAAACCATGCAACAGAAAACACGCGCCATTGTCCTCCATTACCTTCGCTACGGCGAAACCAGCATGATTGTCACGCTGTACACTGAAGCGTTCGGGCGGATGTCGTTCATGATGCAAGGCGTTCGTGGAAAGAAGTCGCGCAGCAAAGCCAACCTGTTGCAGCCACTCTTCCTGCTCGATATGGAAGTTTCGTACAAACCGGGCCGCGAACTGCAGCGCGTAAAGGAGATGCGCAATGCGGTGCCTTACTCTTCCATTCCATTCGAAATCGGGAAATCGACACAGGCCATGTTCCTCTCGGAAATTCTTTACAAGGTGTTGCAGGAAGAAGAACCGCGTCCCGAACTGTTTGAATTCCTGTTTCACGCGATACAGTACCTCGATTTGGCAACCGAAGGAACCGCCAACTTCCATCTGGTATTTCTGCTGCAGTTTGCCCGCTATCTGGGCTTCGGACCGAGGGACAATTATTCCGAAGAAAAACCGTATTTCGACTTGCGCAACGGCGTGTTTGTCACCATGCCGCCTCCGCATTCTGAGTACCTGCACAAGGACGAAAGCCGCCTGTTCGCTAAGCTGATTCACGTCAATTTCGATTCGCTCGAAACCCTAAAACTCGATCACAAACTGCGCGACCGCTACCTCGAAGCACTGCTCGACTATTTCAGTTTGCATCTCGGGAGTACCATCCACATTAAATCCCTCCCGGTACTAAGGGAATTATTTTCGTAACACAATCTTCACGCAAGCGTTTTCTCTTCCCGAAAAATCAAGTAAATTGTAGGTGTAAAAAGGCTGTTGCGCCTTCCAAATAATTACTACTTTTGACCCCAATCTTCTAAAAAAATATATGGTTTCATCAAAATTGCCAACATCAAGAAGAAGTATCATTGCGACGATGACTGACTTGGCAAAAGAACATAACGCCATTGACCTCGCCCTGTCGGTTTCTGATCTTCCCAGCCCGGAACAGCTCGTTGAGCTGATGCATAAATATGTATCGGAAGGATACAACAACTATGCGCCCATGGAGGGAATCGAGCCGTTGCGCCGCGTTATCGTCGACCGCATTAAGCAACTACACAACAAAGAATACAATCCGAACACCGAAATCACCATCACCGCCGGCTCTACGCAGGCCATGGCCACCACCATCAGTGCGATGATTAAAGAGGGCGAAGAGGTGTTGTTGTTCGAACCGGTTTCGGAATCCTACATCTCGGCCATCGAGCTGAATGGCGGACGTCCGGTGTACGTGAATCTGAAGAAGCCCGATTTCCATATCGACTGGGACGAGGTGAAGAAGCTGATGAACGCCAAAACCCGGATGATCATCATCAACAACCCGCAGAACCCCACCGGCCGCGTGATGAACGAAGAGGACATCAACCAGTTGAAACGGCTGACCAACGGAACGCGGATTGTGATTCTGGCCAACGAGATTTTCGAGCACATTGTATTCGACGATGAGAAACACCGCAGCATGTCGTCGGTTCCCGAACTCGCGGAACGCAGCATCGTGGTTTCCTCTTTCGGACCGGTGTACA
This Prolixibacter sp. NT017 DNA region includes the following protein-coding sequences:
- the recO gene encoding DNA repair protein RecO; translated protein: MQQKTRAIVLHYLRYGETSMIVTLYTEAFGRMSFMMQGVRGKKSRSKANLLQPLFLLDMEVSYKPGRELQRVKEMRNAVPYSSIPFEIGKSTQAMFLSEILYKVLQEEEPRPELFEFLFHAIQYLDLATEGTANFHLVFLLQFARYLGFGPRDNYSEEKPYFDLRNGVFVTMPPPHSEYLHKDESRLFAKLIHVNFDSLETLKLDHKLRDRYLEALLDYFSLHLGSTIHIKSLPVLRELFS
- a CDS encoding methionine aminotransferase; this encodes MVSSKLPTSRRSIIATMTDLAKEHNAIDLALSVSDLPSPEQLVELMHKYVSEGYNNYAPMEGIEPLRRVIVDRIKQLHNKEYNPNTEITITAGSTQAMATTISAMIKEGEEVLLFEPVSESYISAIELNGGRPVYVNLKKPDFHIDWDEVKKLMNAKTRMIIINNPQNPTGRVMNEEDINQLKRLTNGTRIVILANEIFEHIVFDDEKHRSMSSVPELAERSIVVSSFGPVYKISGWGIAYVVGPEKLMSEFRKIQQFQGYSVNTPGQYALAEFLQEDNKYEEIADFYQGRRNYFNRLMSESNFEIIPATGTYYEILDYSNISDETDVEFAMRLVKDYGVSVLPLSAFRHEKTKSRMLRICFARNNDVLEEAAKRLCAVPVLDPAR